The Oryzias melastigma strain HK-1 linkage group LG3, ASM292280v2, whole genome shotgun sequence genome contains a region encoding:
- the dbx1a gene encoding homeobox protein DBX1-B: MMIPSVIAPPPPPPLYAGLYRPAAALPLHQTLPSVFPNPSSFLVEDLLRISRPAAFISRTGPPVSAASFSCAPAAVTRESCSPKTSATHSKDPTFLKFGVNAILAPSPKTASSPPAPHALSSKTFPVPCFEGSFHPIFRTPYLPASSSVVPIPGTFSWPLVARGKPRRGMLRRAVFSDVQRKALEKMFQKQKYISKPDRKKLASKLGLKDSQVKIWFQNRRMKWRNSKERELLSTGGCREQTLPTKTNPHPDLSDVGKKSSAEEEEEDDEEELGGERTRASRSSIPSPSLFGKHSDFSESEEEEITVS; this comes from the exons ATGATGATCCCCAGTGTCAtcgcgcctcctcctcctcctcctctttacGCGGGCTTGTACCGGCCCGCCGCGGCGCTGCCGCTCCACCAGACTCTGCCCTCCGTCTTCCCGAACCCGTCCAGCTTCCTCGTGGAGGACCTGCTGCGGATAAGCCGGCCCGCCGCCTTCATCAGCCGGACCGGACCGCCCGTCTCCGCCGCGTCCTTCAGCTGCGCGCCCGCGGCGGTCACGCGGGAATCCTGCTCACCCAAAACTTCCGCGACGCACAGCAAGGACCCGACGTTCCTCAAGTTTGGAGTTAACGCCATCCTGGCGCCGTCACCCAAGACAG CGTCCTCACCTCCTGCACCCCACGCGCTCTCCTCCAAGACGTTCCCCGTGCCCTGCTTCGAGGGATCCTTCCACCCCATTTTCAGGACGCCCTATTTACCTG CATCCTCCTCCGTGGTTCCCATCCCCGGGACGTTCTCGTGGCCCCTGGTGGCGAGGGGGAAGCCTCGCCGAGGGATGCTGAGGAGAGCCGTGTTCTCCGACGTGCAGCGGAAAGCTCTGGAGAAGATGTTCCAGAAACAGAAATACATCAGCAAACCCGACAGAAAGAAGCTGGCCTCAAAGCTGGGCCTAAAAGACTCGCAG GTGAAGATCTGGTTCCAGAACCGGCGGATGAAGTGGAGGAACTCCAAGGAGCGGGAGCTGCTGTCAACCGGCGGGTGCCGCGAGCAGACCCTCCCCACCAAAACCAACCCGCACCCAGACCTCAGCGACGTGGGCAAGAAGTCTTCagccgaggaggaggaggaggacgacgaGGAAGAGTTGGGAGGAGAGAGAACGAGGGCCTCGAGGTCCAGCATCCCCTCTCCCTCCCTGTTCGGCAAACACTCGGACTTTTCAGAGTCGGAGGAAGAAGAAATTACGGTTTCCtaa